The window TAAGGTATTGGGAAACTTAATTGTAAGCTCAAGAACGGCAAAAGATAATACTGCAGAAGCGCTCAATGAATATCTTTCCGGTATGAAAATTCTTAGGAGCTACAATCAAATAGGAAAGGGTTTTTCCAAACTTGAAGATGCCTACAAAAACCTAAAAGATATCAGTATAAGAGGAGAAACATTGGGCGGCTCCTTTTTAGGTTTTGCCTTAACATTTGCACGGGCAGGTCTTCCGCTTATGTGTTTTGCCGGAACCTATCTTATTGTCGGCGGCGAAATAGGCTTAACCGAATTTTTAAGTATCATTATTATCGGCACCAAAATCATAAGTCCGCTTCTTACATGGATTCGGTACACCGCCGTTCTTAGAATGCAGTATGTCAGTGCAACAAGAATCGACAATGCTATGAAGAAAAAAGAATTAAGCGGTGAAAAGTCAATACAAGTAAAAGATTTGGGCGATATTGAGTTTGCACATACGAGTTTTTCATATTTACAAGGGAAAAATGTTATTGATGATATATCCTGCACTTTTAAGAAAAACTCGCTTACCGCCATTGTGGGGCAGAGCGGCGGAGGAAAATCCACCATATTAAAACTTATCGCACGGTTTTGGGATGTAAAGTCGGGAAGTATAAAAATCGGCGGTGTTTCACTCAATGAAATAAATCCCGATCAGTGGCTTAAACATATTTCAATGGTACTGCAAGAGGTCTATCTTTTCCATGACACTATAAGAGAAAACATTATGTTCGGAAACAAAAACGCAACGGAAGAAGATATGATTCGCGCTTCAAAATTAGCAGGCTGTCATGAGTTTATAGAAAAACTGCCTGAAGGATATAACACCATTGTAGGTGAGGGCGGTTCCACCTTATCGGGCGGTGAAAAGCAAAGGATTTCAATTGCCAGAGCAATTCTTAAAAACGCACCGATTTTATTACTTGATGAACCTACAGCGAGCTTAGACTCAAAAAATGAAGTATTGGTTCAAAAGGCCATATCAAACTTGGTTAAAGATAAAACCGTCATCATGATTGCTCATCGCTTAAAAGCCATAAAGAACGCCGACAAGATTATCGTATTGGATAAGGGCCGCATTGTGGAAGAAGGCAGGCACTCCGAACTGTTGGAGAAGCAAGGCCTGTACGCACGGCTGTGGCATTTACAAAATAAATCAAAAGAATGGAAGATTTCATTATAGAACTTCGGGAGGAATACAAATGAATAAGAAAATCGGATTAAAGGATATTGTCCTTATTACATTGCTTACCGCCATTATGATCGGCATACAAACGGTAGTATTAATGCCGTTTATAACAAATCTAAAATTTGTTATTTGGTTTGTAGGCGGAATCGATGGGGTATTGTGCGGCATCATTTATTGTTTGATGATAGCAAAGGCTCCTAAATTGGGAACGGCTTTTATATTCTCGTTTATTTTTGCCGTGTATTATTTTTTTGTAAACAGTATGATTATCATCAGTGCAATGATAGCCGGTGCAGGCTTGGTTATGGAACTTATCCTGTGGAACAACGGCTATAAGAATAAAATAAAAGCAACTATTGCATATGTACTGTTCGGTTTGACGATAATGCTGGCTCCCAATGTGCTTATTTTTTTGCAAAAAGATGCGATGATTGCAGGATTACAGGCAAATGGATTGACACAAGAATATATTGATTCGATATTCGCAGTTTATAGTGCTGAAAATATAGGCATCGGTATGCTTCTTACTGCTATCGGCTCCATTGCGGGTACGCAAATCGGGTATCGACTATTGAATAGATATTTTATTTCCGGCGGAATGGTAGAAAAATAAGGTATGCCGGCAGAAAACAAAAAATATATTCCCGATATAAGAGTAAACCTCTTTCTTGCCGTTGCCGGCAGTATAGCCGTTTTGACCTATAAAAATGAAATTACTTTTATAGCAGCGTTTGCTGTTTCCATAGTTTTTATTTTAGTTCAAAGAGAATACAAAAAGGCATTCACCTTTGTTTTAATTTTTTTGCTGCTCTTTTTGTTTTCTCACCTTACGGTCGGAATAACAAAACTTCAAACCTTATGGCTATTCGCAGCCGTTACAAGGCATCTTTTAATCCCGCTTTCTCTTGTGTCGGGAATTTCGGATAGACCTCCGGGAATGCTTCTCGAAGTTTTTCATCGGCTGCATTTACCGAAAGGGTTCGGTATTTCAGTTATTGTGTTATTACGATTTTTACCCACGATTAAGTATGAATTAAAAGCGATACGAGGTGCCTTAAAGTTTAGGGGAATAGGAATATCGCTATTAAACACGGTTTTTCACTTACCAAAAAATTTTTATTTAACATTGATACCGCTGCTTATCAGAACCGTGCGTATTTCGGATGAAATAACAGCGGCAGCACTTACTCGCGGAATTGAGGTGAACAATGCTATTGTCAGTTTTTCGGAAGTTTGGTGGACAAAAAAGGATAGCGTTGCATTGGTAATGTTATTAGCCGGTTTTATCTGCCTAAAAATTATAGAAATAAAATGGGGTTGGAAATGGCGGTAGAACTGCAAAATTATTCTTTTTCCTATGACGGTAGAACACAGATTTTGAATAATATAAATATAAAAGTCAATCAAGGTGAGTTTGTTGTCATTACCGGTCTTTCAGGCTGCGGAAAAACGACCCTTATACGTGTATTAAACGGACTGTGCCCGCATTTTTATTCCGGTACGGTACAGGGAAGATATGAGTTATATGGTAAAGATGCCAAGAATATGAGCATTGGTGAGCTTTCAAAATATTGGGGCTCTGTGTTTCAAGATCCGCGAAGTCAATTTTTAGCAAGAAAAGTGAAAGATGAATTAGTCATTGCTATGGAAAATGCTTGTGAAGATAGGGTTTTGATGAAGAATAAGCTTGAAGAAGCCGCAAGGGAGCTCGAAATAGAAAAGATTTTAGATACTGATATGATGTATCTTTCAAGCGGAGAAAAGCAAAAAGTTGCAATAGGCTCCGTATTTTGTACACAACCTAAAGGCTTCGTGTTAGATGAACCCTCTGCGAATTTAGATAGTGCGGCGACAAGCGGATTAGCCGAATTTTTAAAAAGAGTCAAAGAAAAAGGCTGTACGGTTGTTATTTCCGAACACCGTTTACATTATTTAAAAAAATTAATAGATCGCTTAATTATAATGAAAGACGGACAAATTATAAAAGACATGTCAAAGCATGAAATACATTCTTTAAATAATTTTGATTTGAGAAACCTTGGACTGAGGCAATTTAATTTACCTAAAATAAATGTAGATAAAAAGGTTAATGGGGATAATTCTTTCGCTGCTTGCAAAGGGATTGTTTATATAAAAAATTGTTATCGCATATTAGAAACTGTTGACCTCAATTTAGAAAGCGGAAAGGTTCATGTTATTGTAGGAGAAAACGGGGCGGGGAAAAGCAGTCTTTGCAAAATCATTACCGGTTTATACAAGCAAACGGAAGGCGGTATGTATATCGATACGGCACCGGTAAAGAAAAAAGAGCGATTACAAAGAACCTTTTTTGTAGGACAGGACATAGATTATCAGCTATACGGTTACTCCATAAGAAACGAATTTCAAATCGGAAATAAAAGGCTTACCGATGAAAAAATAAAAGCTTGCCTTGATGAACTACATTTAAAAATTTCCCTTGATACAAATCCTCAGGTTCTTTCAGGAGGGCAAAAACAAAGATTGCTTATTGGAATAGCTTATCTGAGCGGACGGGATATTATTGTCTTTGATGAGCCTACTAGCGGGCTTGATGGGTTCCACATGAAAATCATTGCTGATTTGTTCCGGTATCTTGCAGAAAAAGGAAAAACTATTATTGTCATCACACATGACATCGAGTTTACCGCAGAAGTCGCTGATACCATTATATACATGAGTAAGGGGAAAATACAGTATCATAAATATATTACGAATGAAAATCGATGATGTAAGTATGTTCAACTTGCGAAGTGCTTTAAGTTTTCATGCGGACGATAAAACTTTGTCTTGACAAATACGTGTTTTGAATATATAGTAAGATTCGATGATTAACTTAAGAATAATTGATGAGAATAATTTTCAAGCATGTATAAATTATAATGATTTACGGTATATTTTATTTAGTATATTTATAAAAAAATGATTAAGCTTTTTTAAGATGTTCTAATAGTTTTACTTTCATATCATATAATTCTTCTGATGTAGGACGGTTTGCAGCATCATACATTTTATCTATTGGGTACCACCATACAGGCCCCTTACCATGAAGCCCATGTCCTTCTAAATCTCCGTTTATTCTTGGGAATAAATGCCAATGTAAATGAGTATCGCCATTTCCTAATAATTCGTAATTCATTTTTTCAGCATGGAAAGCTTTATAAACCGCTTCAGCTATAATTGACATTTCTTCTAAGAACTTCATTTTAAAATCATTTTCAAGCTGAAATATTTCGGTCTTATGTTCTTTGCAAAGAAATAAAGTATACCCTTTAAAATGTTGATGATCCCCAATAACTACATAACCGGTTTCAAGTTCTTTTACATAATATGGATTATTTCCATTTTTTATCATTTCAATTCTTTTGCATATTAAGCACATGTTTGTCTCCAAATACTTGTTTTTTATAAAAAATATTTATTACAACTATAAATTATTATAACTTTTTAAAGAGAAGATATACGGCCGCTGCCTGAACTTTTAGTCTCAATAACAGGATTACCCTTATAACGGACGGAACCGGAGCCGCTGATATCGGCTTTTAAATGCCGTGTAACCCATACTTTTGCAGAACCGGAACCTGAAATTGAAATATCAGCCTTTTCAGTTTCAAAATCGGTTGTTTTTATATCCCCTGAACCGGAGACATCCGCTATCATATTTTCGGCTTTTCCCGTTGCGGAAAAATCGCTTGAACCGGATACGTCCACCTTTAGAGTGTTTACTGTAATATCGCGTGCGGTAATATTACCGCTGCCTGAGATATCTATCGACATTGAATCTTTAGGCATATTGAATGATGAAATGGTACCGGTAAGTGAACCGAACGTCTGCAACTTTATTAAAGAAGGCATTGTAATAAAGACTTTACGGCGAGTCGGTGATATGCTGTATCTGTATCCAGACTTAAAACCGATGTTAAGAGTGGTACCTGTAAGTGATATATCCAAATAGGGGAAAATATTTTCATCCGTTTCAATTTGAATGGAAAAGGTTTCGCTATACCTTATATCGGCAGTCCAGCCGCCCTTGATGCAAACAGCATTAAAATCGCTTTCTGGGAATGATTTAGTTTCTATCTTTCCGTTTCCTTTAATGACTTCGTCCGAACCGGAAAAAGATTGGCAGCCGATACAAATAACCAAAAGAGCTGTTATCACGGCAGCTTTTACAATACCGATTAGTTTGACTTTATTCATAAAAACTCCTTTATATAAGTTTCTTTTTCTTTATAATAATACTTTAAAGTCTCGGACATGTCAATGCTGAAAAAAACTTTGTAAAATCTGCTTAATCAATCTCTTCTTGCCAAATTTCCCGTTTTTTGGTATACTCACCCCTCCTATGAATGAATTTACTGAAGGTCTTAATCCCGAACAGTTTAAAGCCGTTACTACTATTAACGGGCCGGTGCTTATAATAGCGGGAGCCGGTTCGGGGAAAACACGCGTTATCACTTTTAGAATTGCACACATGCTCGACAAGGGAATCCCTCAGTCTCAGATTTTGGCTCTTACCTTTACCAACAAGGCTGCCAAGGAAATGGCCGATCGGGTAAAAGAGCTTACCGGTAAAAAACTTCAAAATCTGACTGTCAGCACATTTCACGCTTTTGGAGTTAAGGTTCTGCGTTCCCATATCGATAAAATAGGCTGGAGAAGTAATTTCAGTATTTATGACGAAACCGACCGCAATCAGTTAATTAAAGAATGCGGAAGAGAACTTAAATTCTCGGCAGATGCCTTGGATGTTTACAAGGTAGGCATTCTTTTTTCCAATATCAAAATGGGAAGAAAGGATTGGACAAACGAGCATGATTCGTACAAGGCTCTTTATAAAGAATATCAGGATGGGCTTAAACTTTATAATGCAGTAGACTTTGACGACCTTATAATGCTTCCCATAAAAATATTTAAAGAACATCCCGAAGTCTTGGCGGAGTACCGCGAAAGATACCGATATATAATGGTTGACGAATTTCAGGATACCAGCACACAGCAATATAATTTTATGAAGCTCATCGCCGACAAAAATATCTGTGTAGTAGGCGATGACGATCAATCTATTTATTCTTGGCGGGGTGCCAGTTTTGAAAATATCCGCAACTTTGAAAAAGACTTTCCCGAAATGATCGAAATAAAACTTGAACAAAACTATCGTTCAACAGGGACAATTTTGGCTGCCGCAAACGGTGTAATTTCTCATAATGTAAACCGCAAGGTTAAAGCTCTTTGGTCAGAAAAAGACTCGGGGCGCCCCATCGAAATTTTTATTCCCGAAAACGAGGCGGCGGAAGCCGATTTTATTTCGGACATGATTTTAAGCTTAAAGCAAAGAGAAGGTTTTAAGTATTCCGACTTCGGAGTTTTAATCCGTGCCAACAGTTTAAGCCGCCCATTGGAAGAATCCTTTTTGGAAGTAAACATTCCGTATAGAATGTCGGGGGGGACAAGTTTTTTTCAGCGGAAGGAAATAAAGGACCTTATAAGCTATCTGCGTGTTGTTGCAAACCCCGACGATGATGTAAACCTTCTGCGCATTATCAACACGCCGAGGCGCG of the Treponema denticola ATCC 35405 genome contains:
- a CDS encoding HIT family protein; the encoded protein is MCLICKRIEMIKNGNNPYYVKELETGYVVIGDHQHFKGYTLFLCKEHKTEIFQLENDFKMKFLEEMSIIAEAVYKAFHAEKMNYELLGNGDTHLHWHLFPRINGDLEGHGLHGKGPVWWYPIDKMYDAANRPTSEELYDMKVKLLEHLKKA
- a CDS encoding head GIN domain-containing protein gives rise to the protein MNKVKLIGIVKAAVITALLVICIGCQSFSGSDEVIKGNGKIETKSFPESDFNAVCIKGGWTADIRYSETFSIQIETDENIFPYLDISLTGTTLNIGFKSGYRYSISPTRRKVFITMPSLIKLQTFGSLTGTISSFNMPKDSMSIDISGSGNITARDITVNTLKVDVSGSSDFSATGKAENMIADVSGSGDIKTTDFETEKADISISGSGSAKVWVTRHLKADISGSGSVRYKGNPVIETKSSGSGRISSL
- a CDS encoding ABC transporter ATP-binding protein, whose amino-acid sequence is MKELIRKSTMGHPKQMTEPVIWYFLEGFTVGFPAVAVYFAINLFITYFNNPSIIFDKGYWNIALWLAGFFLLQLTVSTVTFLKTFLPGARNSAQNKKDFIQKIKRLPLGFFSKTRSGELINTFTGDFLAIEQGMVGSFTGLFGVVFSCILTSVFMFWFNWKMALAFYIALPISAIIILISFKVLGNLIVSSRTAKDNTAEALNEYLSGMKILRSYNQIGKGFSKLEDAYKNLKDISIRGETLGGSFLGFALTFARAGLPLMCFAGTYLIVGGEIGLTEFLSIIIIGTKIISPLLTWIRYTAVLRMQYVSATRIDNAMKKKELSGEKSIQVKDLGDIEFAHTSFSYLQGKNVIDDISCTFKKNSLTAIVGQSGGGKSTILKLIARFWDVKSGSIKIGGVSLNEINPDQWLKHISMVLQEVYLFHDTIRENIMFGNKNATEEDMIRASKLAGCHEFIEKLPEGYNTIVGEGGSTLSGGEKQRISIARAILKNAPILLLDEPTASLDSKNEVLVQKAISNLVKDKTVIMIAHRLKAIKNADKIIVLDKGRIVEEGRHSELLEKQGLYARLWHLQNKSKEWKISL
- a CDS encoding ATP-dependent helicase; protein product: MNEFTEGLNPEQFKAVTTINGPVLIIAGAGSGKTRVITFRIAHMLDKGIPQSQILALTFTNKAAKEMADRVKELTGKKLQNLTVSTFHAFGVKVLRSHIDKIGWRSNFSIYDETDRNQLIKECGRELKFSADALDVYKVGILFSNIKMGRKDWTNEHDSYKALYKEYQDGLKLYNAVDFDDLIMLPIKIFKEHPEVLAEYRERYRYIMVDEFQDTSTQQYNFMKLIADKNICVVGDDDQSIYSWRGASFENIRNFEKDFPEMIEIKLEQNYRSTGTILAAANGVISHNVNRKVKALWSEKDSGRPIEIFIPENEAAEADFISDMILSLKQREGFKYSDFGVLIRANSLSRPLEESFLEVNIPYRMSGGTSFFQRKEIKDLISYLRVVANPDDDVNLLRIINTPRRGIGKKTLETLSALATENSCSMRTAIRLLLENPPEDMRGKSIEDLKEFAELISTHRTQLLSGKGLAQKVRKLLDDIAYNEYLIAEYQKSEKAAQFKMMNIESFLHSMDDWENNPDNLDGSLYDYLNRITLLTRDDTEEEKGEVNIMTIHSSKGLEFPVVFIAGAEDGLIPHARSVEENDGDVEEERRLFYVAITRAQQKLFITSCRQRRKQGGITECAPSPFLDEIPADLVEYHEPDAQAEEERIADIFSQMKKKFSM
- a CDS encoding MptD family putative ECF transporter S component; the encoded protein is MNKKIGLKDIVLITLLTAIMIGIQTVVLMPFITNLKFVIWFVGGIDGVLCGIIYCLMIAKAPKLGTAFIFSFIFAVYYFFVNSMIIISAMIAGAGLVMELILWNNGYKNKIKATIAYVLFGLTIMLAPNVLIFLQKDAMIAGLQANGLTQEYIDSIFAVYSAENIGIGMLLTAIGSIAGTQIGYRLLNRYFISGGMVEK
- a CDS encoding energy-coupling factor transporter transmembrane component T translates to MPAENKKYIPDIRVNLFLAVAGSIAVLTYKNEITFIAAFAVSIVFILVQREYKKAFTFVLIFLLLFLFSHLTVGITKLQTLWLFAAVTRHLLIPLSLVSGISDRPPGMLLEVFHRLHLPKGFGISVIVLLRFLPTIKYELKAIRGALKFRGIGISLLNTVFHLPKNFYLTLIPLLIRTVRISDEITAAALTRGIEVNNAIVSFSEVWWTKKDSVALVMLLAGFICLKIIEIKWGWKWR
- a CDS encoding ABC transporter ATP-binding protein is translated as MAVELQNYSFSYDGRTQILNNINIKVNQGEFVVITGLSGCGKTTLIRVLNGLCPHFYSGTVQGRYELYGKDAKNMSIGELSKYWGSVFQDPRSQFLARKVKDELVIAMENACEDRVLMKNKLEEAARELEIEKILDTDMMYLSSGEKQKVAIGSVFCTQPKGFVLDEPSANLDSAATSGLAEFLKRVKEKGCTVVISEHRLHYLKKLIDRLIIMKDGQIIKDMSKHEIHSLNNFDLRNLGLRQFNLPKINVDKKVNGDNSFAACKGIVYIKNCYRILETVDLNLESGKVHVIVGENGAGKSSLCKIITGLYKQTEGGMYIDTAPVKKKERLQRTFFVGQDIDYQLYGYSIRNEFQIGNKRLTDEKIKACLDELHLKISLDTNPQVLSGGQKQRLLIGIAYLSGRDIIVFDEPTSGLDGFHMKIIADLFRYLAEKGKTIIVITHDIEFTAEVADTIIYMSKGKIQYHKYITNENR